A genomic stretch from Chitinophagaceae bacterium includes:
- the dinB gene encoding DNA polymerase IV, giving the protein MSQQRIIAHFDLDTFFVSVERLNDPSLAGKPVIVGGTKERGVVSTCSYETRVFGVHSGMPMKQAMKLCPDAIVMQGTRGDYSRYSRWVTDIVAAKAPLFEKASIDEFYIDLTGMDRFFDPLQWTIDLRKEIIDQTQLPISFAMASNKLVAKIATDLAKPNNYIFVPFGGEKEFLAPLRVNKIPGVGEHAFHSLLDIGIETIGELQNANPAMLEQQLGKHGRDLWRRAHGISFGEVHSYHESKSISSENTFHENRNDIAFLETEIVRLTEKIAHELRQDNKMAGCISVKIRYPDFETQQRQASIPYTFYDDELIYNAKELFHQLYRKGQPVRLLGVKLSELTDEASQTNLFQDVQKKNDLYKAIDEVKDRFGKALLTKGRNAKRKEKGDDGISEVS; this is encoded by the coding sequence CTGTCACAACAACGCATCATAGCACACTTTGACCTTGATACATTCTTTGTATCGGTGGAACGTTTGAATGATCCTTCACTCGCAGGTAAACCTGTGATTGTTGGAGGAACAAAAGAGCGGGGAGTTGTGAGTACCTGCAGTTATGAAACAAGAGTGTTTGGCGTACACAGTGGTATGCCCATGAAACAGGCAATGAAACTATGCCCTGATGCTATTGTGATGCAGGGGACCAGGGGCGATTACAGCCGCTATTCAAGATGGGTAACAGATATTGTGGCAGCCAAAGCACCACTGTTTGAGAAAGCATCCATCGATGAATTTTATATTGACCTGACAGGCATGGATCGCTTCTTTGATCCATTGCAATGGACGATTGATCTGCGGAAAGAGATCATTGATCAAACTCAATTGCCAATTTCTTTTGCCATGGCAAGTAACAAGCTGGTGGCAAAAATTGCAACTGATCTTGCAAAACCCAACAATTATATTTTCGTTCCTTTTGGCGGCGAAAAGGAATTTCTTGCTCCTTTACGGGTTAATAAAATTCCCGGAGTGGGTGAGCATGCTTTTCATTCGTTGCTTGATATTGGAATTGAAACAATTGGTGAATTGCAGAATGCAAACCCTGCAATGCTTGAACAGCAATTGGGAAAACATGGAAGGGATCTGTGGCGAAGGGCGCATGGTATCAGCTTTGGTGAAGTGCATTCTTATCATGAGTCCAAATCTATTTCCAGCGAAAATACCTTTCATGAAAACAGGAATGATATTGCTTTTCTTGAAACAGAAATTGTAAGGCTGACGGAAAAAATTGCACATGAACTCAGGCAGGATAATAAAATGGCCGGATGTATTTCAGTAAAGATCCGCTACCCCGATTTTGAAACGCAGCAACGCCAGGCATCTATTCCCTATACATTTTATGATGATGAACTGATTTATAATGCCAAGGAACTTTTTCATCAGCTGTACCGCAAAGGTCAGCCCGTTCGTTTGCTCGGTGTTAAGCTGAGTGAGTTAACCGATGAAGCATCCCAAACAAATCTCTTCCAGGATGTACAGAAGAAAAATGATTTGTATAAAGCCATTGATGAAGTAAAAGATCGTTTTGGAAAAGCCCTACTCACAAAAGGGCGTAATGCAAAACGAAAAGAAAAGGGCGATGATGGCATTTCAGAAGTTTCCTAA
- a CDS encoding rRNA pseudouridine synthase has protein sequence MAKSSFGNFASQKTNAQKKEEFRQEKKKARVEKNEYFAKKKAEEKSFRPQETRTKTVSSKSGAQTPALPITFKRENTTGEMPLNKYLAHCDVCSRREAAEVIKKGTVLVNGKVVTEPGHKVTDKDEVKVNGKKITIQKELVYILLNKPKDYITTSEDPQGRRTIMDLMKGVSTQRIYPVGRLDRNTTGVLLLTNDGELTQKLSHPSYQVKKVYEVTLDKPLEKKDFEKLLNGLTLEDGFIAPDAVGYPDPKNKKVIGIEIHSGRNRIVRRMFEALGYDVKGLDRVLFANLTKKNVDRSKWRYLNEKEVRLLKFLNKSFVKKKEEEKGKNRDEE, from the coding sequence ATGGCAAAAAGCAGCTTCGGCAATTTCGCTAGTCAGAAAACCAACGCACAAAAGAAAGAAGAGTTCCGCCAGGAAAAGAAAAAAGCAAGAGTAGAGAAGAACGAATACTTTGCAAAAAAGAAAGCAGAAGAGAAAAGTTTCCGTCCACAGGAAACAAGAACCAAAACCGTGTCTTCAAAATCAGGAGCACAAACCCCTGCACTACCGATCACCTTTAAACGTGAAAATACAACAGGTGAAATGCCGCTCAACAAATACCTGGCACATTGCGATGTATGCAGTCGAAGAGAAGCAGCTGAAGTGATCAAAAAAGGAACTGTACTTGTAAACGGTAAAGTAGTTACTGAACCCGGACATAAAGTAACTGATAAAGACGAAGTGAAAGTAAACGGTAAAAAAATTACGATCCAGAAAGAGTTGGTATATATCCTGCTCAATAAACCAAAAGATTATATTACTACGTCAGAAGATCCGCAGGGAAGAAGAACAATCATGGATCTGATGAAAGGAGTTTCTACTCAACGCATCTACCCTGTTGGACGATTGGACCGGAATACAACGGGTGTGTTATTATTAACCAATGATGGTGAACTCACACAAAAATTATCACATCCAAGTTACCAGGTTAAGAAAGTGTATGAAGTAACACTGGATAAACCATTAGAGAAAAAAGATTTTGAAAAACTGCTGAATGGTTTAACACTGGAAGATGGATTTATTGCACCGGATGCAGTTGGATACCCCGATCCGAAAAATAAAAAAGTAATCGGCATTGAAATTCACAGCGGACGTAACCGCATCGTTCGCCGTATGTTTGAAGCATTGGGATATGATGTGAAAGGGCTGGATCGTGTATTATTTGCCAATCTCACCAAGAAGAATGTTGACCGCAGCAAATGGCGTTACCTTAACGAAAAGGAAGTGCGTTTGCTGAAATTCTTAAATAAATCCTTCGTCAAAAAGAAAGAAGAAGAAAAAGGAAAGAACAGAGATGAAGAATAA
- a CDS encoding peroxiredoxin → MSLRLGDIAPNFQAKTTAGTIDFHEYLGNAWGVLFSHPADFTPVCTTELGKTALLKLEFEKRNVKVLALSVDGLDKHNSWISDINETQLTTVDFPIIADEDRTVANLYDMIHPNASETFTVRSLFIIGPDKKVKLFITYPASTGRNFHEVLRVIDSLQLTANYSVATPADWKEGEDVIVVPAVTTEAAIEKFPKGVKIVKPYLRYTPQPNL, encoded by the coding sequence ATGAGTTTACGTTTAGGAGACATTGCTCCGAATTTCCAGGCAAAAACAACAGCGGGTACAATTGATTTTCATGAATATCTAGGCAATGCTTGGGGAGTTTTATTTTCTCACCCTGCTGATTTTACACCCGTTTGTACTACTGAACTTGGTAAAACAGCTTTATTAAAACTTGAGTTTGAAAAACGTAATGTAAAAGTTTTAGCACTCAGTGTTGACGGATTGGACAAACACAATAGCTGGATCAGCGATATTAACGAAACACAGCTTACAACGGTTGATTTCCCTATAATAGCTGATGAAGACAGGACCGTTGCTAACCTTTATGATATGATTCATCCCAATGCGTCTGAAACATTTACAGTTCGTTCACTGTTCATCATTGGGCCCGATAAGAAAGTAAAACTGTTTATTACTTACCCTGCTTCAACAGGAAGAAATTTTCATGAAGTATTACGTGTGATTGATTCATTGCAGTTAACTGCTAACTACAGTGTTGCCACACCGGCTGATTGGAAAGAAGGTGAAGATGTAATTGTAGTTCCTGCTGTAACGACTGAGGCAGCCATTGAAAAATTCCCTAAAGGAGTAAAGATTGTAAAACCTTATTTGCGTTACACACCGCAGCCAAACTTGTAA
- the rimM gene encoding 16S rRNA processing protein RimM, with amino-acid sequence MEQYFSIGQIVGTFGLNGEVVLKHNLGKKTSLKGLEVLFIEEGKDKFLPYFIKATKIKNDAEVYLTVDGITTKEAAKTISPKKVWLREEDFHKHAGKAAPISLIGYLMIDGKKELGNVLEVIEQPLQILCRLEIEGKEVLIPLHEETIRTINHKKKQVVVELPDGLLDVYLG; translated from the coding sequence ATGGAACAATACTTCAGCATCGGACAAATTGTAGGCACATTCGGATTAAACGGGGAAGTGGTGCTCAAACACAATCTTGGAAAAAAGACTTCACTCAAAGGATTGGAAGTGTTGTTCATAGAAGAAGGGAAAGACAAATTTCTTCCTTACTTCATCAAAGCAACCAAGATTAAGAACGATGCGGAAGTATATTTAACGGTTGATGGTATTACAACAAAGGAAGCTGCCAAAACTATTTCACCTAAGAAAGTATGGCTGCGTGAAGAAGATTTTCACAAGCACGCAGGGAAAGCAGCACCCATTTCATTGATAGGTTATTTAATGATTGATGGTAAAAAGGAATTAGGTAATGTGCTGGAAGTGATTGAACAGCCGCTGCAGATTTTATGCAGACTTGAAATTGAAGGCAAGGAAGTATTGATACCGCTGCATGAAGAAACGATTCGAACAATCAATCATAAAAAGAAACAGGTAGTGGTAGAATTGCCCGATGGATTACTGGATGTTTATTTGGGCTGA
- a CDS encoding alpha/beta hydrolase produces MQYRSFLFYFLFLFFSTTAVAQTKPDSKLPADEVFPLGVIKQLYSNELKETRTLNIYLPEGFHADSSYPVIYLLDGSADEDFIHVVGLVQFATFSWVNILPKSIVVGIANVDRRRDFTFPTTISKDKADFPTTGSSAKFISFIEKELQPFVEKKYKTTASKMLIGQSLGGLLATEILFKQPNLFNSYVIVSPSLWWDVESLLKVNPALLNENYKEQTRIYIAVGEEGKVMEEDAKHLFELINNGGRKNIIASFDFIKGKKHANIFHQAVSNAFEIFAEKK; encoded by the coding sequence ATGCAGTATCGGAGTTTTCTTTTTTATTTTCTCTTCTTATTTTTCTCAACTACAGCAGTTGCACAAACAAAGCCTGATTCAAAGCTTCCTGCCGACGAAGTTTTTCCGCTGGGTGTTATCAAACAATTGTATTCAAATGAACTGAAGGAAACAAGAACACTGAATATTTATTTGCCTGAAGGTTTTCATGCTGATTCTTCTTACCCCGTAATTTATTTGCTTGATGGATCGGCTGATGAAGATTTTATTCATGTTGTTGGACTGGTTCAGTTTGCAACATTTTCATGGGTGAATATTTTGCCCAAGTCGATTGTTGTTGGCATTGCCAATGTTGACCGAAGAAGAGATTTTACATTCCCAACAACAATCAGCAAGGACAAAGCAGATTTCCCTACAACAGGGTCCTCTGCAAAATTTATCAGCTTCATTGAAAAAGAACTGCAGCCGTTTGTTGAGAAGAAGTACAAAACAACTGCTTCAAAAATGCTGATCGGGCAATCGCTGGGTGGGTTACTGGCAACAGAAATTTTATTCAAGCAACCAAATCTGTTTAACAGCTATGTAATTGTAAGCCCGAGTTTATGGTGGGATGTTGAATCGCTGCTGAAGGTGAATCCTGCATTGCTGAATGAAAACTATAAAGAACAAACGAGAATTTACATTGCAGTTGGTGAAGAAGGCAAAGTAATGGAAGAGGATGCAAAACATTTATTTGAACTGATCAATAATGGGGGCAGAAAAAATATCATTGCCAGTTTTGATTTTATAAAAGGGAAGAAGCATGCCAATATTTTTCACCAGGCAGTGTCTAATGCGTTTGAGATTTTTGCTGAAAAGAAGTAA